The window GTCTTTTGTCCGTGGCCTGCGTTGGCTCGGTCCTTACAGCCCGCGTTGGGGATGCTCGGACCTCGCCGCCTTGGCCACAGCCAAAATCCCTCGCCGCAGGACCCCGCGCAATTTTCGGACACGCTCTTAGAGTTTGATCTTCGCCGCTTTGTCCGCGATGGCTTTCATTTCGCGCGCGTCGAAGGCCCGAAGCGTTGTAGTTTGAACGTTCCCCTGTGCCGCGAGCGCAAGCATCAGGCTGGTGGCGGTTTCTTCGTCCGGCGCGTCAAACAGAACGACGCCGTCGTAATCTCCTAGAGTCCAATAAACGACGCGAACTTTGGCGCCGGCCTTTTCCGCAGCCGCCTCGAATGCGGCGGCGCGCTCCGGAGA of the Verrucomicrobiota bacterium genome contains:
- a CDS encoding GYD domain-containing protein produces the protein MATYITLIRFTEQGVKNYRKSPERAAAFEAAAEKAGAKVRVVYWTLGDYDGVVLFDAPDEETATSLMLALAAQGNVQTTTLRAFDAREMKAIADKAAKIKL